The window AGCAGTTTGACCAACGAAGTTCATTTTAGCTTTTATAATCTAAATTACGTTCGAAATTACGAGTACACCAATGATTTTCACGATGGTTATACTTTATATGGAACACAATTGCAACCACAACTCGTTTACTACGCACATCCAAATTTGGCCATCACCGCAGGTGCTTTTATAAGGAAAGATTTTGGTCGGAACGGGATTTCTGATGCAAAGCCATTATTCAGTTTGAAATACCATAAAAGAAACCTCACTTTGATTTTCGGAAGTTTGGAAGGTGGCATTCAGCATAAATACATTGAACCGCTTTATGATTTTGAAAGAACGATTACCAATCCAATTGAGTATGGAACTCAATTATTAGTTGAGCGTAAAAAATTTACACTAGATGCCTGGATCGCCTGGCAGAAAATGATTTATAAAGGAGAACCTGCAAAGGAAGAAATTATTGGAGGCTTATCTACAGAAACTACCATTGCTGAAAGTAATGGATGGAAATTTAGTTTTCCTGCTCAGTTTCTTGCTTTCCACCAAGGCGGACAAATTGATGTTTTAAAGGAAATCCCAATTACAACCATGTTAAATGGCGCAACCGGGTTGAAGCTTCATAAGGAAATAGGAACAAAGATTAAGCAGGTATATACTGATAATTACATTGCGGTCTACAAAGATCTTTCTCCTGATAAACGAAGAGCTTTTCAAGGTGGTTTTGGTTTATGGTTAAATGCAGGTGTAGAAAGTAAATGGGGCAGTTTAGTCGCTTCTTATTGGAAAGGAAATAACTTTATTTCGATTAAAGGAATGCCTTTGTACGAGTCTGTTTCTGATAATTTATATAGCCAAGGGTTAAGACAAAGCAATAGAAACATTGTTTCTTTACGTTATGCTTATCAAAAAGAATTAATTCCGCATTTATACCTTGATGTTCGGTTCGAACCACACATTGATCTTGATAATACTGATAAGCAGCTTCAATTTAACCATTCATTTTTTATAACCTACAAACAGGATTTCAAGTTGTTTAAGGTTAAAAAACAAAAAGATTAGATATATTATTTCCGTCAGCTGAAGCAGACGGCAAAGGGATCTATCGCTGAAGCAGACGGCAATGGAATGCTAAATTGTTTAAAGCGCTCGCTTTATTTACCGTTGGCTTCAGCCAACGGATAACAAGCTTTATGTAGGCTTTAGCCAAAAATTGAAACTTTGCAACTTTAGTTTTAAGCACAGGTAGAGGTTTCTAAACCCGATAGCAGTGGAAATACTTTTTATTTGTAGTAAACCTTGATAAACTTCCATCTGCAACCGATGAAATATAAGCTTCGTTCCTCAGCATTACAGAAGTTAAAAAGATTGTAACGGATAACGGGAACTAACACTTAAAACGAGCTTCTGCCATTGCTTTCCAAACCAAAAAACTATATCTTCCTTAAAAATTTAACTTCATGTTACTGATAATCAGATCCTAAATATAATTTTTAACTTTTATTTAACTTTTTTTTCATCCCCATGCAACCAATGTTTGTAATCTACCATCTACTATATACAAACACAGAATGAAATTGACCCGAAGCTATACAATAGATGATTTGATGGAAGGCTGCAAAGCTGGCGACCGGAAGATGCAAGAACTGCTTTACAAGCAAACTGCATCGAAAATGCTAGCTGTGTGCATGCGATATGCCAAAGACAGAATGGAAGCGGAAGATGTTTTGCAAATGGGATATATCAAGGTTTTTCAAAAAATTGAAGCATACAGAGGTGATGGATCTTTTGAAGGTTGGATTAGAAGAGTGATGGTAAATACCGCAATTGAAAGCTACCGGAAAAATTTACGCAGCTTAAACGTGGTGGAAATTGACGAAGCTTATGAACAACCATCAACTGGATTTGATTTCAGCACCCTAGGCATGCAGGATTTAATGAAAGTAATACAAAAACTTGCCGATGGTTATAGAATGGTTTTCAATATGTATGTAATTGAGGGTTATTCGCACAAAGAAATTGGAGAAACACTTGGCATTTCAGAAGGCGCTAGTAAGTCTCAGTTATCAAGAGCCAGAGCAATTTTAAAAGAGGAAATTATAAAAATGGAGGGATTTGGTTATGCAACCTATACAGGATAAAGATTTTGATCAATTATTTGAAAACGCTTTTGCGGATGCAGAAGTTGCCCCATCTCGGGATTTATGGAACAATATTGAAAGTGAAATAGCGCCTAAGAAAAGGAAAAAATTGCCAGTTTATTGGTTAGCAGCAGCAGTGGTTTTAGTAATGGCTACCGTTGGAATCTTAGTTTTTCAACAACAGGATAATGATGATCAAACTAAAAAAATAGCAGACAATTCAATAGAAAAGATTAGTCCGGCGATAAAAGATTTATCTATTAAAGATTCAATAGAAACAAGCATTACACCGGTTGAGGAAATAAAAATTAAATCGCCGATATACTCAAAGCCAATTAAAGCACTAGCAAGTAATAACGTTAAAACCAAAGTTTCTCCGATAAAAAAACAAAAAGTAATTAACGTACCTGAAACACAAAAACCAGAAATCATTATTGCTAAAGTTGAAGTGCCAAAACAGGATATCGTCAAGAAGAAAATTGAGGAAGCAATTCTACAAACCAACGCTGAAACTTTAATTGCATCGAATGCTGCAACAATTAAAGCTGATGAAGTAATTGGTGAAAATATTCAGACTGAAAACAAAGGTATCCGCAATGTTGGCGATGTAGTAAACCTAATTGTAAATAAAGTTGATAAAAGGAAAGATAAATTTATTCAGTTTCGCACTGATGATGATGATTCCTCGCTTTCATCAATCAATATTGGTCCTTTTAAGTTTGGGAAGAATAGAAAAAAATAATACCAGGATTAAAAAGGATTTACGGATTTTAAGATTTGTATGCTTTATACCATTCTATCATTCAATAATTCTCTCATTCAATCATTCAAAACAACACACAAAATATGAAACATCTAATTTTTAAAACACTTTTGGTAAGCGGGCTTGCCGGTGTTATGGCTACTGGTGCCTTTGCACAACAAGATAGCACGGTTAAGGATACAGTGATCAAAAAGAAAAGCAAATATATGGTCAGAATCGGAGGAGGAAATTTAATCTCTAAAATGGATTCTACCAAAAATGCTAAGAAAGGTCGTTTTGTAGGCGGAATAACTTTTACCAGAGTTGATTTAGGTTTCTCCCGATTAATTGATAATGGCGATTTTAATTTATCTCCTAACAACGAATTTTTAGATTATAAAGGTGGTAAAACAAGTACTTTTTCTTTCGATGT is drawn from Pedobacter mucosus and contains these coding sequences:
- a CDS encoding RNA polymerase sigma factor, which produces MKLTRSYTIDDLMEGCKAGDRKMQELLYKQTASKMLAVCMRYAKDRMEAEDVLQMGYIKVFQKIEAYRGDGSFEGWIRRVMVNTAIESYRKNLRSLNVVEIDEAYEQPSTGFDFSTLGMQDLMKVIQKLADGYRMVFNMYVIEGYSHKEIGETLGISEGASKSQLSRARAILKEEIIKMEGFGYATYTG